Part of the Sphaerochaeta associata genome is shown below.
CAGGGTGCTGTCATTCGAGCGGCCGGATTGTCTTTCAGAGTAGGAGGAATTACATGGACATTCGTTATTCAACAGGAAAAGAGGCCTTCAGGCACATGACCACCGAGGAGCTTCGCAAGGAATTCTTGGTACAGAACATCTTCAAGGCCGATGATGTAAGTGCTGTGTACTCGCACATCGATCGGATTGTCACCCTGGGTGCCATGCCGGTCTCCGGCAAGCTCGACCTTGCCAAGAACATCGATCCGATGAAGGACTTCGGCGTGAACTACTTCTTGGAGCGACGGGAACTGGGGATTATCAACATCGGCGGTGATGGGGTGGTGGAGGCTGACGGGGTGACCTACAATATTGTACACTTCGATGGTTTGTATCTACCCAAGGGTACCAAGCAGGTGAGCCTTGCAAGCAAGGCTGCCAAGAATCCGGCCAAATTCTACATGAGCAGCACCCCCGCCCATCAGGTGTTTCCGGCCAAGCATATTGTTTTTGCCGAATCCAAGCATGTACCTGCCGGCAGTGCGGCCGAAAGCAACAAGCGCACGATCAACCAATACATCCACCCCGACGTACTGGATACCTGCCAGCTTTCAATGGGCCTGACCCAGCTGGATGAGGGTAGTGTGTGGAACACGATGCCCGCCCACACCCACGAACGCCGCATGGAAGTGTACTTCTACTTCGACATCAAGGAGAAGCAGACGTTGTTCCACCTTTTCGGCGAACCAACCGAGACCAGGCATATCGTTGTAGGCAACGAGGAAGCGGTGATCAATCCGTCGTGGTCCATCCACAGCGGGGTAGGTACGAGCAACTATACGTTCATTTGGGCTATGTGCGGCGAGAACCGCACCTATACGGATATGGACTGGGTGGCAACCCAGGATTTGAGGTAAAACCATGGCAAATATGCAGGAAATGTTCTCCCTAAAGGGAAAGGTGGCCTGGGTGACCGGAGCCAGTTACGGGATCGGGTTTGCAATCGCCGGTGTGTACGCACAGGCAGGGGCGAAGATTGCGTTCAACGACATTACTCAAGAGTTGGTGGACAAGGGACTTGAAGCCTACAAGCAGGCCGGGATCACAGCAAAAGGCTATGTATGTGACGTAACCGACGAGGAAGCCGTAATGAAGACCAATGCACAGATTGCAAGGGATCTGGGACCGGTCGACATCCTGGTGAACAACGCCGGCATCATCAAGCGCATCCCGATGCACGAGATGCCCGCAAGCGACTGGCGCAAGGTCATCGACATCGACCTCACCGCTCCGTTCATCGTCGCCAAGGCGGTACTGCCTTCGATGATGGAGCGCAAGAGCGGGAAAATCATCAATATTTGTTCCATGATGAGTGAGCTCGGACGTGAGACGGTCAGTGCCTATGCCGCTGCTAAAGGTGGCTTGAAAATGCTTACCCGCAACATCGCCAGCGAATACGGCAAGTACAACATCCAGTGCAACGGCATCGGGCCCGGGTACATCGCCACCCCGCAAACAGCTCCTCTGCGCGAGCGGCAGGCCGACGGCAGCCGACACCCGTTCGACTCGTTCATCGTCGCAAAGACACCGGCCGAGCGTT
Proteins encoded:
- the kduI gene encoding 5-dehydro-4-deoxy-D-glucuronate isomerase, whose amino-acid sequence is MDIRYSTGKEAFRHMTTEELRKEFLVQNIFKADDVSAVYSHIDRIVTLGAMPVSGKLDLAKNIDPMKDFGVNYFLERRELGIINIGGDGVVEADGVTYNIVHFDGLYLPKGTKQVSLASKAAKNPAKFYMSSTPAHQVFPAKHIVFAESKHVPAGSAAESNKRTINQYIHPDVLDTCQLSMGLTQLDEGSVWNTMPAHTHERRMEVYFYFDIKEKQTLFHLFGEPTETRHIVVGNEEAVINPSWSIHSGVGTSNYTFIWAMCGENRTYTDMDWVATQDLR
- a CDS encoding gluconate 5-dehydrogenase: MANMQEMFSLKGKVAWVTGASYGIGFAIAGVYAQAGAKIAFNDITQELVDKGLEAYKQAGITAKGYVCDVTDEEAVMKTNAQIARDLGPVDILVNNAGIIKRIPMHEMPASDWRKVIDIDLTAPFIVAKAVLPSMMERKSGKIINICSMMSELGRETVSAYAAAKGGLKMLTRNIASEYGKYNIQCNGIGPGYIATPQTAPLRERQADGSRHPFDSFIVAKTPAERWGNTEDLEGPALFLASKASDFVNGHVLYVDGGILAYIGKQP